One Littorina saxatilis isolate snail1 linkage group LG12, US_GU_Lsax_2.0, whole genome shotgun sequence genomic region harbors:
- the LOC138982043 gene encoding CCR4-NOT transcription complex subunit 9-like isoform X1, producing the protein MDQMLSQLGVAQPQPRMISNSNQMPPGSAMSGPPIDRERIYAWINELTNPETRENALLELSKKREVVPDLAPMLWHSFGTIAALMQEIVNIYSAINPPVLTASQSNRVCNALALLQCVASHPETRSSFLQVNIPLFLYPFLHTVSKTRPFEYLRLTSLGVIGALVKTDEQEVINFLLNTEIIPLCLRIMESGSELSKTVATFILQKILLDETGLAYICQTYERFSHVAMILGKMVLHLSKEPSARLLKHVVRCYLRLSDNPRAREALRQCLPEQLKDATFNACLKDDASTKRWLLQLQTNLEAPPVQAPGGMPLHQQ; encoded by the exons CAGCCTCGGATGATTTCCAACTCCAACCAGATGCCCCCTGGTTCAGCCATGTCTGGCCCACCTATTGACAGGGAGCGAATCTATGCTTGGATTAACGAGCTGACTAATCCCGAGACCAGAGAAAATGCCCTCCTGGAATTGAG taAGAAACGTGAGGTGGTGCCAGACCTGGCCCCCATGCTGTGGCACTCGTTTGGAACCATCGCCGCTCTCATGCAAGAGATCGTCAACATCTACTCTGCCATTAACCCGCCTGTGCTCACT GCGTCGCAGTCCAACAGGGTGTGTAACGCACTGGCTCTGCTGCAGTGCGTAGCCTCACATCCTGAGACAAGGTCTTCCTTTCTGCAAG TCAACATACCCCTGTTCCTGTACCCATTTCTTCACACTGTGAGCAAGACCCGTCCATTTGAGTACCTTCGCCTCACCAGTCTGGGTGTTATTGGTGCACTAGTTAAG ACTGATGAGCAAGAGGTGATCAACTTCCTGCTGAACACTGAAATCATCCCCCTGTGTCTTCGTATCATGGAGTCTGGCAGTGAACTTTCAAAGACT GTGGCAACATTTATACTACAGAAAATCTTGCTTGATGAAACAGGCCTTGCTTATATCTGCCAGACTTACGAAAGATTCTCCCATGTTGCAATGATCCTG GGTAAAATGGTCCTACATTTATCCAAAGAGCCATCCGCCCGCCTTCTGAAACATGTTGTTCGCTGCTACCTCCGTCTTTCAGACAATCCCAG AGCGCGTGAAGCCCTGCGACAGTGCCTGCCAGAACAGCTGAAGGACGCAACCTTCAATGCCTGCCTCAAGGACGATGCTTCCACCAAGCGCTGGCTGCTGCAGCTTCAGACCAACCTAGAGGCCCCCCCAGTCCAGGCCCCAGGGGGAATGCCCCTGCACCAGCAGTGA
- the LOC138982043 gene encoding CCR4-NOT transcription complex subunit 9-like isoform X2, translating to MDQMLSQLGVAQPPRMISNSNQMPPGSAMSGPPIDRERIYAWINELTNPETRENALLELSKKREVVPDLAPMLWHSFGTIAALMQEIVNIYSAINPPVLTASQSNRVCNALALLQCVASHPETRSSFLQVNIPLFLYPFLHTVSKTRPFEYLRLTSLGVIGALVKTDEQEVINFLLNTEIIPLCLRIMESGSELSKTVATFILQKILLDETGLAYICQTYERFSHVAMILGKMVLHLSKEPSARLLKHVVRCYLRLSDNPRAREALRQCLPEQLKDATFNACLKDDASTKRWLLQLQTNLEAPPVQAPGGMPLHQQ from the exons CCTCGGATGATTTCCAACTCCAACCAGATGCCCCCTGGTTCAGCCATGTCTGGCCCACCTATTGACAGGGAGCGAATCTATGCTTGGATTAACGAGCTGACTAATCCCGAGACCAGAGAAAATGCCCTCCTGGAATTGAG taAGAAACGTGAGGTGGTGCCAGACCTGGCCCCCATGCTGTGGCACTCGTTTGGAACCATCGCCGCTCTCATGCAAGAGATCGTCAACATCTACTCTGCCATTAACCCGCCTGTGCTCACT GCGTCGCAGTCCAACAGGGTGTGTAACGCACTGGCTCTGCTGCAGTGCGTAGCCTCACATCCTGAGACAAGGTCTTCCTTTCTGCAAG TCAACATACCCCTGTTCCTGTACCCATTTCTTCACACTGTGAGCAAGACCCGTCCATTTGAGTACCTTCGCCTCACCAGTCTGGGTGTTATTGGTGCACTAGTTAAG ACTGATGAGCAAGAGGTGATCAACTTCCTGCTGAACACTGAAATCATCCCCCTGTGTCTTCGTATCATGGAGTCTGGCAGTGAACTTTCAAAGACT GTGGCAACATTTATACTACAGAAAATCTTGCTTGATGAAACAGGCCTTGCTTATATCTGCCAGACTTACGAAAGATTCTCCCATGTTGCAATGATCCTG GGTAAAATGGTCCTACATTTATCCAAAGAGCCATCCGCCCGCCTTCTGAAACATGTTGTTCGCTGCTACCTCCGTCTTTCAGACAATCCCAG AGCGCGTGAAGCCCTGCGACAGTGCCTGCCAGAACAGCTGAAGGACGCAACCTTCAATGCCTGCCTCAAGGACGATGCTTCCACCAAGCGCTGGCTGCTGCAGCTTCAGACCAACCTAGAGGCCCCCCCAGTCCAGGCCCCAGGGGGAATGCCCCTGCACCAGCAGTGA